A DNA window from Vigna angularis cultivar LongXiaoDou No.4 chromosome 1, ASM1680809v1, whole genome shotgun sequence contains the following coding sequences:
- the LOC108338503 gene encoding wall-associated receptor kinase-like 15 — protein MAAALPPSLLLTLTFLSINIFPSAPAAACRDTCGSTQVKFPFGTGPGCGSPLFSPYITCASNGTADQLFLKTHSAATYPITSISYDTSTLTLAPSSMSSCSAMHPATTSFSLDWTSPFQLTSTTFLLLSCHPSLSLSSPLCDPSFDYLCASIYTCPAVTSLGLPLFPPTNSCCVYSPANLDGNGKLDLKAMQCGAYASVVSLGDTPTDPSRWVYGVALKFSYGGALDNNLVTTKCSGCENSGGVCGFSEPGNGFLCVCKGGYNTSFDCSPAYNQNQDYLFDSASAYPFFFLSWFVWSSILAGMILSLV, from the exons ATGGCAGCAGCACTACcaccttctcttcttcttactctcacctttctctccatcaacATATTCCCATCTGCACCAGCCGCAGCATGCCGCGACACGTGCGGCTCCACTCAGGTGAAGTTCCCCTTCGGCACCGGTCCAGGCTGCGGCTCCCCTCTCTTCAGCCCCTACATAACCTGCGCCTCCAACGGCACCGCCGACCAACTCTTTCTCAAAACGCACTCCGCCGCCACCTACCCTATCACCTCCATCTCCTACGACACCTCCACCCTCACTCTCGCCCCGTCCTCCATGTCCAGCTGCTCCGCCATGCACCCCGCCACCACAAGCTTCTCCCTCGATTGGACCTCCCCCTTCCAGCTGACCTCCACCACCTTCCTCCTCCTCTCCTGCCAcccctccctctccctctcctcCCCCCTCTGCGACCCATCCTTTGACTACCTCTGCGCCTCCATCTACACTTGCCCCGCCGTCACCTCCCTCGGCCTCCCTCTCTTCCCTCCCACCAACTCCTGCTGCGTCTATTCCCCCGCCAACCTTGACGGCAACGGGAAGCTGGACCTGAAAGCCATGCAGTGTGGAGCCTACGCTTCTGTAGTGTCGCTGGGCGACACCCCCACTGACCCCTCGCGCTGGGTGTATGGGGTGGCGTTGAAGTTTTCCTATGGCGGGGCCTTGGATAATAACTTGGTGACTACGAAGTGTAGTGGCTGCGAGAATAGCGGCGGAGTGTGCGGGTTTTCGGAGCCTGGAAATGGCTTCCTCTGTGTCTGTAAAGGAGGCTATAACACCAGCTTCGATTGCTCCCCCGCTTACAACCAGAACCAGGACTACCTCTTTGACTCTGCTTCTGCTTatcccttcttcttcttat CTTGGTTTGTTTGGAGTTCCATTTTGGCTGGTATGATTTTGAGCTTAGTGTGA
- the LOC108334802 gene encoding uncharacterized protein LOC108334802 translates to MAGCISFTATRDRCFRFSFSSAGLKSATTDLGQGTIMHCWVPKAHKDSKPNLLLLHGFGANAMWQWNDFLPPLTRRFNVYVPDLLFFGDSHTTRPDRTEAFQAQCVAALLQAHGVRTSSVVGISYGGFVAYSLAAQFPERVEKVVLCCTGVCFEEKDLDEGLFQVKSVDEAAEILLPQTPEKLRQLLRLAFAKPSKVTPTCFLTDYINVMCTENIQERKELIEALYKDRKLSDLPKITQPTLIIWGEKDLVFPIELAHRLKRHLGENAELVVIKNAGHAVNVEKANEMYKHLRSFLIDSAAPTVQKNHSNGRHVD, encoded by the exons ATGGCGGGGTGTATAAGCTTCACCGCCACGCGCGACCGCTGCTTCCGCTTCTCCTTCTCCAGCGCCGGCCTCAAATCCGCCACCACGGATCTGGGTCAAGGTACCATCATGCACTGCTGGGTCCCCAAGGCCCACAAAGACTCCAAACCcaacctcctcctcctccacggCTTTGGCGCCAACGCAATGTGGCAGTGGAACGACTTCCTCCCCCCACTCACGCGCCGCTTCAACGTCTACGTCCCGGACCTCCTCTTCTTCGGGGACTCTCACACGACCCGCCCCGATCGCACCGAGGCCTTCCAGGCCCAGTGCGTGGCCGCCCTCCTCCAGGCCCACGGCGTCCGGACAAGCAGCGTAGTCGGGATCAGCTACGGCGGCTTTGTCGCCTACAGCCTCGCCGCGCAGTTCCCTGAGCGCGTGGAGAAGGTGGTGCTGTGCTGCACTGGGGTGTGTTTCGAAGAGAAGGACTTGGATGAAGGACTGTTCCAGGTGAAGAGCGTCGACGAGGCTGCCGAAATCTTGCTGCCTCAGACGCCGGAAAAGTTGAGGCAGCTTTTGCGCCTGGCGTTCGCCAAGCCCTCTAAAGTCACGCCCACTTGTTTCCTCACTGATTACATCAAC GTGATGTGTACTGAAAATATCCAAGAGAGGAAAGAACTGATCGAAGCATTGTATAAGGATAGAAAACTGTCTGATCTTCCTAAGATAACAcag CCTACGCTAATAATCTGGGGAGAAAAAGACTTGGTATTCCCAATAGAACTAGCTCACAGACTCAAAAG GCATCTGGGAGAGAACGCAGAACTAGTGGTTATTAAGAATGCAGGACATGCCGTGAATGTAGAGAAGGCCAATGAGATGTACAAACATTTAAGATCCTTCCTCATCGATTCCGCAGCTCCAACTGTGCAAAAAAACCACAGTAACGGCCGCCATGTGGATTag